A single genomic interval of Mycolicibacterium holsaticum DSM 44478 = JCM 12374 harbors:
- a CDS encoding FAD-dependent oxidoreductase codes for MTPDADVTPVAAASITTWDHEADVVIAGYGVAGAAAAVEACRAGADVLVLERTGSWGGAASMAGGFIYLGGGTAIQKACGFTDSVENMAAFLNVAMGPGADENRIADYCAGSVGHFDWLVDCGVVFKPEFFAEPGWEPMGDQGLMYSGGENSYPFNTIADPAPRGHVPQMSNKKQGEASAGYMLMKPLVETATAAGARAIYDVRVQRLVVESDGRVAGVCARQYGTDVTIRARRGVVLATGSFAYNESMVARHAPRIAGRPAASIEQHDGQAIRMAQALGADLAHMDATEVAIFIDPQQLVRGILVNARGQRYVAEDTYPGRVGQLTLYHQDNTAYLIIDGDSQEEAMASLSPQLMLRPPTWVADTVADLEHQMGLASGALQATVTAYNDGAVRGEDPLLHKKPQWIRPIGSPVGAIDLRDSTGGFTLGGLHTTLDAEVLHVSGQPIPGLFAAGRSTAGLAAWGYASGVSLGDGSFYGRRAGRAAANG; via the coding sequence GTGACGCCAGACGCCGACGTCACCCCGGTTGCGGCCGCGTCGATCACCACCTGGGACCACGAGGCCGACGTCGTCATCGCCGGATACGGGGTGGCAGGCGCCGCCGCAGCGGTCGAGGCCTGCCGGGCGGGCGCGGACGTGCTGGTGCTCGAACGCACCGGCTCGTGGGGCGGCGCGGCGTCGATGGCCGGCGGGTTCATCTACCTCGGCGGCGGCACCGCGATCCAAAAAGCCTGCGGGTTCACCGATTCCGTCGAGAACATGGCGGCGTTCCTCAACGTCGCCATGGGCCCTGGCGCCGACGAGAACCGCATCGCCGACTACTGCGCGGGCAGTGTCGGCCATTTCGACTGGCTCGTCGACTGCGGGGTGGTGTTCAAGCCGGAGTTCTTCGCCGAACCGGGCTGGGAGCCGATGGGCGACCAGGGCCTGATGTACAGCGGCGGGGAGAACTCCTACCCGTTCAACACGATCGCCGACCCCGCGCCGCGCGGCCACGTACCGCAGATGTCGAACAAGAAGCAGGGCGAGGCCAGCGCCGGCTACATGCTGATGAAGCCGCTCGTGGAGACCGCCACCGCGGCAGGTGCGCGGGCGATCTATGACGTGCGGGTCCAGCGCCTCGTCGTCGAATCCGACGGCCGGGTGGCCGGAGTCTGTGCGCGCCAGTACGGCACCGACGTCACGATCCGCGCGCGCCGCGGCGTCGTGCTCGCGACCGGTAGCTTCGCCTACAACGAGTCCATGGTGGCGCGGCACGCACCGCGCATCGCGGGCCGTCCCGCCGCGTCCATCGAACAGCACGACGGGCAGGCCATCCGCATGGCGCAGGCGCTCGGCGCGGACCTGGCGCACATGGACGCCACCGAGGTGGCGATCTTCATCGACCCGCAGCAGTTGGTACGCGGCATCCTCGTCAACGCCCGCGGGCAGCGCTACGTCGCCGAGGACACCTACCCGGGCCGGGTGGGCCAACTCACGCTTTACCACCAGGACAACACCGCCTACCTCATCATCGACGGCGACTCCCAAGAGGAGGCGATGGCCTCACTGTCACCGCAGTTGATGTTGCGTCCACCGACCTGGGTGGCCGACACCGTCGCCGACTTGGAGCACCAGATGGGGCTTGCGAGCGGCGCGCTGCAGGCGACCGTGACCGCTTACAACGACGGCGCCGTTCGCGGTGAGGATCCGCTGCTGCACAAAAAGCCGCAGTGGATCCGGCCGATCGGCTCCCCCGTCGGCGCGATCGACCTGCGCGACAGCACCGGCGGGTTCACCCTCGGTGGTCTGCACACCACGCTGGACGCCGAGGTGCTGCACGTCAGCGGTCAGCCCATTCCGGGTCTTTTCGCGGCGGGCCGCTCCACGGCCGGCCTGGCGGCCTGGGGGTATGCCAGCGGTGTTTCGCTGGGCGACGGCAGCTTCTACGGCCGGCGCGCCGGTCGCGCCGCCGCCAACGGGTAA
- the bphC gene encoding biphenyl-2,3-diol 1,2-dioxygenase, with translation MSDLKSLGYVKVQATDMERWRRFAFGVLGFAEGSGPDPDALYLRMDERAARIIVVPGDVDKIVTVGWEVRDHAALERVKATLTDAGVAAKELSLQEADARRVEEVLAFDDPAGTSTEVFHGAVLDHSPVVTPFGARFVTGDQGLGHVVLPALDVPGLFEFYTEVLGFRSRGAFRVPTPPEFGPLRVRFLGINERHHSLAICPAMTLRDPGLIHLMVEVDSLDTVGQALDRVNKDGFQLSSTLGRHTNDKMVSFYVRAPGDWDIEFGTDGMRVDETYYTAEEITADSYWGHEWVSDLPASMRP, from the coding sequence GTGAGTGATCTGAAAAGCCTGGGATACGTCAAGGTTCAAGCCACCGACATGGAGCGCTGGCGGCGCTTCGCGTTCGGCGTGCTCGGGTTCGCCGAAGGCTCCGGCCCGGATCCGGACGCACTGTATCTGCGCATGGACGAGCGCGCCGCGCGCATCATCGTGGTGCCCGGCGACGTCGACAAGATCGTCACCGTGGGCTGGGAAGTGCGCGACCATGCCGCGCTCGAGCGGGTGAAGGCCACGCTGACAGACGCCGGAGTCGCGGCGAAGGAACTGTCCCTTCAGGAGGCCGACGCGCGCCGAGTAGAAGAAGTTCTCGCGTTCGACGATCCCGCGGGCACCTCGACGGAGGTGTTCCACGGCGCGGTGCTTGACCACAGCCCCGTCGTCACACCGTTCGGGGCCAGGTTCGTCACCGGTGACCAAGGCCTCGGCCACGTGGTGCTGCCGGCACTCGACGTGCCGGGGCTGTTCGAGTTCTACACGGAGGTACTCGGTTTCAGGTCCCGCGGCGCGTTCCGGGTGCCGACGCCACCGGAGTTCGGCCCGCTGCGGGTGCGGTTCCTCGGGATCAACGAACGCCACCACAGCCTGGCGATCTGCCCGGCGATGACGTTACGCGACCCCGGCCTGATTCACTTGATGGTGGAGGTGGACAGCCTGGACACCGTCGGGCAGGCCCTGGACCGGGTCAACAAGGACGGCTTCCAGTTGTCCTCGACGCTGGGCAGGCACACCAACGACAAGATGGTGTCCTTCTACGTGCGCGCACCCGGGGACTGGGACATCGAGTTCGGCACCGACGGCATGCGCGTCGACGAAACGTACTACACCGCAGAGGAGATCACCGCCGACAGCTACTGGGGCCACGAATGGGTCAGTGACCTGCCCGCATCGATGCGACCGTGA
- a CDS encoding acyl-CoA dehydrogenase family protein — MSERVLDRLMELADQFTAQAVEAEKIGQLPDATVKSMKAIGSIRLLQPESHGGYEVHPREFAETVMATAALDPAAGWINGVVGVHPYQFAYADPRVADEVWGDDPDTWIASPYAPQGVAKPVDGGYVFNGRWQFSSGTDACDWIILGAMIGDADGTPLMPPQMLHMILPRSDYEIVPDSWDVVGLRGTGSKDVIVRDAFVPEYRTMDAMKVMDGTAQIEAGMTKTLYKMPWSTMFPLGISSATIGICEGALAAHLDYQRERVSAAGTAVKDDPYVLYAVGEAAADINAARQEILANADRIYDIVDAGKEVSFADRAAGRRTQIRAVWRAVMAVDQIFTRSGGNALRMDKPLQRYWRDAHAGMAHAIHVPGTVYHASALSSLGVDPQGPLRAMI; from the coding sequence ATGAGTGAGCGCGTACTCGACAGGCTGATGGAACTCGCCGACCAGTTCACGGCGCAGGCCGTGGAGGCCGAGAAGATCGGCCAGTTGCCCGACGCAACGGTCAAGAGCATGAAGGCCATCGGCTCGATCCGGCTGCTGCAGCCCGAGTCGCACGGCGGATACGAAGTGCATCCGCGCGAGTTCGCCGAGACGGTGATGGCCACCGCCGCGCTGGATCCCGCGGCCGGCTGGATCAACGGCGTGGTCGGCGTGCATCCCTATCAGTTCGCCTACGCCGATCCCCGGGTGGCCGACGAGGTGTGGGGCGATGACCCCGACACCTGGATCGCCTCGCCGTACGCACCGCAGGGCGTGGCCAAACCGGTGGACGGCGGATACGTCTTCAACGGCCGCTGGCAGTTCTCCTCGGGCACCGACGCGTGCGATTGGATCATCCTGGGAGCCATGATCGGTGACGCCGACGGCACGCCGCTGATGCCGCCGCAGATGCTGCACATGATCCTGCCGCGCAGCGATTACGAGATCGTGCCCGATTCATGGGATGTGGTGGGCCTGCGCGGCACCGGCTCCAAGGACGTCATCGTGCGGGACGCGTTCGTGCCGGAGTACCGCACCATGGACGCCATGAAGGTGATGGACGGCACCGCTCAGATCGAGGCCGGCATGACCAAGACCCTCTACAAGATGCCGTGGTCGACGATGTTCCCGCTCGGAATCAGTTCGGCGACCATCGGTATCTGCGAGGGCGCGCTGGCCGCGCACCTGGACTATCAGCGCGAGCGCGTCAGCGCGGCGGGCACCGCGGTCAAAGACGACCCCTATGTCTTGTACGCCGTCGGCGAGGCGGCCGCCGACATCAACGCTGCGCGTCAGGAGATCCTGGCCAACGCCGACCGCATCTACGACATCGTCGACGCCGGCAAGGAGGTGTCCTTCGCCGACCGGGCCGCGGGTCGCCGCACCCAGATCCGCGCCGTATGGCGCGCGGTCATGGCCGTCGACCAGATCTTCACCCGCTCGGGCGGCAACGCGCTGCGCATGGACAAACCATTGCAACGGTATTGGCGTGACGCGCACGCGGGCATGGCCCATGCCATCCACGTGCCGGGCACCGTCTATCACGCCTCCGCACTGAGTTCGCTGGGCGTGGATCCGCAGGGTCCGCTGCGGGCGATGATCTAG
- a CDS encoding flavin-containing monooxygenase, translated as MSISADPQRPVVDVDVVVVGAGFAGLYALHKLRGQGLSVRVFEAAPEVGGTWYYNRYPGARCDVESVDYCYSFSSELEQEWDWSEKYATQPEILRYLNWVADKLHLRDGITFDTRVTAAVLDEQTMRWTVRTDRGDVVSARFCMMATGPLSAALTPDFPGLDSFAGELYHTAHWPHQTVDFTGKRVAVIGTGSSGIQSIPVIAEQAEQLYVFQRTPNYSVPSGNRPLSDDERAQIKATYAERRRLSWRSGGGSPHIAHPKLTMEATPEERREAFEKRWQLGGVLFSKTFSDQMIDMAANEEARKFYEEKVRAVIDDPAVAELLIPDDHPIGTKRICTDTNYFQTFNKPHVTLVSVRKTPIESIDASGINTSDAHYDVDAIVLATGFDAMTGALAKIDIAGRGGQSLRDDWSDGPRTYLGLGVDGFPNLFMVSGPGAPAVLANMVLHAEAHVNWIADAIGYLDEHGYAAMEATADAVDNWIAECSRRAEATLFPKANSWYMGANVPGKPRGFMLFIGGFGVYLDICQEVADAGYKGFALIPAP; from the coding sequence GTGAGTATCTCGGCAGACCCGCAGCGCCCGGTGGTCGACGTCGATGTCGTCGTGGTCGGCGCCGGATTCGCCGGCCTCTACGCACTGCACAAGCTGCGCGGCCAGGGGCTGTCGGTGCGGGTGTTCGAAGCGGCCCCCGAAGTCGGAGGCACCTGGTACTACAACCGCTACCCGGGTGCACGCTGCGACGTGGAAAGCGTCGACTACTGCTACTCGTTTTCCAGCGAACTCGAGCAGGAATGGGACTGGTCGGAGAAATACGCCACCCAGCCCGAGATCCTGCGCTACCTGAACTGGGTCGCCGACAAACTGCACCTGCGCGACGGCATCACGTTCGACACCCGGGTCACCGCGGCAGTGCTGGACGAACAGACAATGCGGTGGACGGTGCGCACCGACCGCGGCGACGTGGTCAGCGCCCGGTTCTGCATGATGGCCACCGGTCCGTTGTCGGCGGCGCTGACCCCGGACTTTCCCGGCCTGGACAGCTTCGCCGGGGAGTTGTACCACACCGCGCACTGGCCACACCAGACCGTTGACTTCACGGGTAAACGGGTAGCGGTGATCGGCACCGGATCGTCTGGCATCCAGTCGATTCCGGTCATCGCCGAACAAGCCGAACAACTCTACGTCTTCCAGCGCACGCCCAACTACAGCGTGCCCTCGGGCAACCGGCCGCTCTCCGATGACGAGCGGGCACAGATCAAGGCGACGTACGCCGAACGGCGCAGGCTGTCGTGGCGCAGCGGCGGCGGGTCACCGCACATCGCCCACCCCAAGCTGACGATGGAAGCCACTCCCGAAGAGCGCCGGGAAGCGTTCGAAAAGCGTTGGCAGCTCGGTGGCGTGCTGTTCTCCAAGACCTTCAGCGACCAGATGATCGACATGGCCGCCAACGAGGAGGCCCGCAAGTTCTACGAGGAGAAGGTGCGCGCCGTCATCGACGACCCCGCGGTCGCCGAGCTTCTCATCCCCGACGACCATCCGATCGGCACCAAACGGATCTGCACGGACACCAACTACTTTCAGACCTTCAACAAACCGCACGTGACCCTGGTCAGCGTGCGCAAGACACCGATCGAGTCGATCGACGCCAGCGGCATCAACACCTCGGATGCCCACTACGACGTGGACGCCATCGTGCTCGCCACCGGCTTCGACGCGATGACCGGCGCGCTGGCCAAGATCGACATCGCGGGCCGCGGCGGACAGAGCTTGCGCGACGACTGGTCCGACGGGCCGCGAACCTATCTGGGCCTGGGCGTCGACGGCTTCCCCAACTTGTTCATGGTGTCGGGTCCCGGCGCGCCTGCGGTGCTGGCCAACATGGTGCTGCACGCCGAAGCCCACGTGAACTGGATCGCCGACGCCATCGGCTATCTGGACGAACACGGGTACGCCGCGATGGAAGCCACGGCGGATGCGGTGGACAACTGGATCGCCGAATGCAGCCGACGCGCCGAAGCCACCTTGTTTCCCAAAGCGAACTCCTGGTACATGGGCGCCAACGTGCCGGGCAAACCGCGCGGATTCATGTTGTTCATCGGCGGTTTCGGGGTGTACCTCGACATCTGCCAGGAGGTCGCCGACGCCGGCTACAAGGGGTTCGCACTGATCCCGGCGCCGTGA
- a CDS encoding zinc-dependent alcohol dehydrogenase, with protein sequence MRAAVITAPQTTEIVDVPTPTAGPHDVVVRIRACGICGSDTLYISLGGLPPRQGRMPIGHEPAGEVVEVGAEVSGISVGDRVVVNPMAAADDIIGNGGSTGALADYLLVKNAVRGKSIEVVPDHIPYEVAALNEPMAVARHAVNQVAPRQSDQVLVFGAGPIGLGITLALKSRGVRSVVVADVLPSRLDKALKVGADAVINSAAEDLAARLTELHGTGTSMWPDRAGTDIFLDAAGVPAVIDTALGVAKRGAKLGVVAVHNEPVSMDLMNLMANELTIVGSMGYPSEIFEVTDDIVENWEKYRVIISHTFDFDDLAEALQCVATPGKADKVVITMN encoded by the coding sequence GTGAGAGCAGCCGTCATCACCGCTCCGCAGACCACCGAGATCGTGGACGTGCCGACGCCAACCGCCGGCCCGCACGACGTCGTGGTGAGGATCCGGGCCTGCGGCATCTGCGGGTCCGACACCCTCTACATCTCCCTCGGCGGGCTGCCGCCGCGGCAAGGCAGGATGCCGATCGGCCACGAACCCGCCGGTGAAGTGGTAGAGGTCGGCGCCGAGGTGAGCGGCATATCGGTCGGTGACCGAGTCGTGGTCAACCCGATGGCCGCGGCTGACGACATCATCGGCAACGGCGGCTCGACCGGAGCGCTGGCCGACTACCTACTCGTCAAAAACGCGGTGCGCGGCAAGAGCATCGAGGTGGTGCCCGATCACATTCCATACGAGGTCGCAGCGCTCAACGAACCCATGGCGGTGGCTCGTCACGCGGTCAACCAGGTGGCGCCCCGGCAGAGTGATCAGGTGCTGGTGTTCGGCGCTGGCCCCATCGGCCTGGGCATCACGCTGGCGTTGAAATCGCGCGGGGTCAGATCCGTCGTCGTTGCCGATGTCCTGCCGTCCCGGCTGGACAAGGCGCTGAAAGTCGGTGCGGACGCCGTGATCAACTCCGCGGCCGAGGATCTGGCTGCGCGGCTGACCGAGCTCCACGGAACCGGGACTTCGATGTGGCCGGACCGGGCAGGTACGGACATATTTCTCGATGCCGCCGGTGTGCCCGCGGTGATCGACACCGCCCTGGGCGTGGCCAAACGTGGAGCCAAACTCGGCGTCGTCGCCGTCCACAACGAGCCCGTCAGCATGGACCTGATGAACCTGATGGCCAACGAGCTGACGATCGTCGGGTCGATGGGATATCCCAGTGAGATCTTCGAGGTGACCGACGACATCGTCGAAAACTGGGAGAAATACCGCGTGATCATCAGCCACACTTTCGATTTCGATGATCTGGCCGAGGCGCTGCAGTGTGTCGCGACGCCGGGCAAGGCCGACAAGGTCGTCATCACGATGAACTGA
- a CDS encoding SDR family NAD(P)-dependent oxidoreductase — protein sequence MSNRVSFDFTGATALVTGGTSGIGHATATRLRDSGAHVTITGTRARPEDYDVDLSGLRYHQLALTDSSGIDALADAFAELDVLINNAGGNFPGGLDEATAAGFAASVEVNLLAPFRLTERLHGALKASTAAGGASVVMLASMAAIRAVPVVPGYGSAKAGVLALTRNLAVRWAADGIRVNAVVPGVVATRMTAPMDHVPEIKQAQIDHIPLGRFADPAEIASPILYLCSGNASYSTGSALVVDGGYGVF from the coding sequence ATGAGCAACCGCGTTTCGTTCGACTTCACCGGTGCGACGGCGTTGGTCACCGGCGGCACCAGCGGCATCGGTCACGCCACTGCAACCCGGCTGCGCGACAGCGGTGCGCACGTGACGATCACCGGCACCAGGGCCCGACCCGAGGACTACGACGTCGACTTGTCGGGTCTGCGGTATCATCAGTTGGCGCTGACCGACTCGAGCGGGATCGACGCTCTCGCCGACGCATTTGCGGAATTGGACGTGCTCATCAACAACGCCGGGGGCAACTTTCCGGGTGGTCTCGATGAAGCGACCGCGGCAGGGTTCGCCGCATCGGTGGAGGTGAACCTGCTGGCGCCGTTCAGGTTGACCGAACGCCTGCACGGCGCGCTGAAGGCATCGACAGCGGCGGGCGGCGCGAGCGTGGTGATGCTCGCCTCGATGGCGGCGATTCGTGCGGTGCCGGTGGTACCCGGGTACGGATCTGCGAAAGCCGGGGTGCTCGCGCTGACCCGCAACCTCGCCGTGAGATGGGCCGCAGACGGTATCCGGGTCAACGCCGTCGTCCCCGGGGTCGTCGCCACCCGCATGACCGCGCCGATGGACCATGTACCTGAGATCAAGCAAGCACAGATCGACCATATCCCGCTCGGCAGGTTCGCCGACCCGGCGGAGATAGCCAGCCCGATTCTCTATCTGTGCAGCGGCAATGCGTCCTACAGCACCGGATCGGCGCTCGTCGTCGACGGCGGCTACGGCGTCTTCTGA
- a CDS encoding alkyl sulfatase dimerization domain-containing protein has translation MTPYEPAYLSRPGADEIVGAGAPAEQVSPGIWLSPGLSNSYLLTTDEGRIVVNTGMGFEGPVHRANYDAISTAPIRYVILTQGHVDHVGGIDTVADPDSEIVAQANWQTWRHDNERLSAFRARNSAFAWLDKVIATIEGTTERFGPPPPQSVPNPTVVFDDELIIELGGRTLQLISTPGGETTDSLVVWLPDEEVCLCGNVFGALFGHIPNLVTVRGDRYRDALTVVESIDRVRALGAQTLLTGHFGPIVGKDRIEWELTRLRDAVKYIHDRTVEGMNAGKDVHTLMREIELPPELEVGQGYGTVRWNVRAIWENYAGWFHHRSTAELYAQSTDPAEADLLELAGAGPVLDRARALLHAGEPVRAVQLAEIVNRAEPENKEAKQVSLAAHQALLRDSSNFWEAAWLRKRIEGLT, from the coding sequence GTGACGCCCTATGAGCCCGCGTACCTGAGCCGACCAGGGGCCGACGAGATCGTCGGCGCGGGTGCGCCTGCCGAGCAGGTCAGCCCCGGCATCTGGCTCTCTCCGGGGTTGTCGAACTCGTATCTGCTGACTACCGATGAGGGCCGGATCGTGGTGAACACGGGGATGGGTTTCGAGGGACCGGTTCACCGCGCTAACTATGACGCCATCAGCACCGCACCGATCCGCTACGTCATTCTCACGCAGGGACACGTCGACCATGTCGGGGGTATCGACACGGTCGCCGACCCCGACAGCGAGATCGTCGCGCAGGCGAACTGGCAGACGTGGCGGCACGACAACGAGCGGCTGTCCGCGTTCCGGGCCCGCAACTCTGCGTTCGCATGGCTCGACAAGGTGATCGCCACGATCGAAGGCACGACCGAGCGGTTCGGGCCCCCGCCGCCGCAGAGCGTGCCGAACCCCACCGTCGTGTTCGACGACGAACTGATCATCGAGCTCGGTGGCCGCACTCTGCAGCTCATCTCCACCCCCGGGGGTGAAACGACCGACAGTCTGGTGGTGTGGTTACCCGACGAAGAGGTCTGCCTGTGCGGCAATGTGTTCGGGGCACTTTTCGGACACATTCCGAACCTGGTCACCGTCCGAGGTGACCGCTATCGGGACGCGCTGACCGTGGTGGAGTCGATCGATCGAGTCCGCGCGCTCGGCGCCCAGACGTTGCTGACGGGGCACTTCGGCCCGATCGTCGGAAAAGACCGGATCGAATGGGAGCTGACGCGGCTACGCGATGCCGTGAAATACATTCACGACCGCACGGTGGAAGGTATGAACGCAGGCAAGGACGTTCACACGCTGATGCGTGAAATCGAACTACCGCCCGAACTGGAGGTCGGCCAAGGGTACGGCACCGTACGGTGGAACGTCCGCGCCATCTGGGAGAACTATGCGGGATGGTTTCACCATCGATCGACCGCCGAACTCTACGCCCAGAGCACGGACCCAGCCGAAGCGGATTTGCTCGAACTCGCAGGCGCAGGACCGGTTCTCGACCGGGCCCGCGCACTCTTGCACGCCGGAGAACCGGTGCGGGCCGTCCAACTGGCCGAGATCGTGAACCGTGCCGAACCCGAAAACAAGGAAGCCAAGCAGGTGTCGCTCGCCGCACACCAAGCGTTACTGCGAGACAGCTCCAACTTCTGGGAGGCCGCATGGCTACGCAAGCGGATCGAGGGCCTGACATGA
- a CDS encoding sulfotransferase family protein: MDSAVDIEDLTNPVLTRAQRDTLEQVESLPVDLDPGTLIAEAVEKTGLENFGSGDFRTRLDAYAGAVEVDTGATNLNRLILHNRIVRLLSQRLLLTDLLRRYPEINEIEIDRPIIVVGLPRSGTTHLVNLIASDARRRALPYWESQEPFVLRGEGPGVDGVDPRFARSAAEHESAKTMTPLLQAMHDRFPQAIEEEVELLDLDFASYVLEWHGRVPQWRDFYLGLNQDEHYAYLRTILKALTFLRGPRRWVLKSPQHCEQLGPLMRTFPDATVAFTHRDPVAVIQSAVTMLAYGDRVRRKKIDPEALVEYWIDRVERLLRACARDRELVDSGSSIDISFHQLNGNEMSILETLYAYNGTPLSPQARAAFRGYLDDNPRGKHGRLRYDLQGHFGRSPSEVRSRFGFYFDRFDVREDA; this comes from the coding sequence ATGGATAGCGCGGTAGACATCGAGGATCTGACCAATCCGGTGCTCACTCGGGCGCAACGCGACACCCTCGAACAGGTTGAAAGCCTGCCCGTAGACCTGGACCCCGGAACCCTGATCGCGGAGGCGGTCGAGAAAACCGGACTGGAGAATTTCGGGAGCGGCGATTTCCGGACCCGGCTCGATGCGTACGCGGGAGCCGTCGAAGTCGACACCGGCGCCACGAACCTCAACCGCCTCATCCTCCATAATCGGATCGTCCGACTGCTGTCGCAGCGCCTGTTGTTGACCGATCTGCTGCGCCGCTATCCCGAGATAAACGAGATCGAGATCGACAGACCGATCATCGTGGTCGGGCTTCCCCGTTCGGGCACAACACATCTGGTGAACCTCATCGCCTCGGATGCCCGGCGGCGGGCTCTCCCGTACTGGGAGAGCCAGGAGCCGTTTGTACTTCGCGGCGAAGGCCCCGGCGTCGACGGCGTCGATCCCCGATTCGCGCGAAGTGCCGCCGAGCACGAATCGGCGAAGACGATGACCCCACTGCTGCAGGCGATGCACGACCGGTTTCCGCAGGCGATCGAGGAGGAGGTCGAGCTGCTCGACCTCGACTTCGCGAGCTATGTGCTGGAGTGGCATGGCCGGGTTCCGCAGTGGCGCGACTTCTATCTCGGCTTGAACCAGGACGAGCACTATGCCTATCTGCGCACGATTCTCAAGGCACTGACATTCTTGAGGGGGCCACGGCGGTGGGTCCTCAAGTCCCCGCAGCACTGCGAACAACTCGGCCCGTTGATGCGCACCTTCCCCGACGCGACCGTCGCGTTCACCCACCGGGATCCGGTGGCGGTCATCCAATCCGCCGTCACCATGCTGGCTTACGGCGACCGGGTCCGCCGCAAGAAGATTGACCCGGAAGCGCTGGTGGAGTACTGGATCGATCGAGTCGAACGGCTGCTGCGGGCGTGTGCGCGCGACCGGGAGCTCGTCGATTCCGGGAGCAGTATCGACATCTCCTTCCACCAACTCAACGGAAACGAGATGTCGATCCTGGAGACGTTGTATGCCTACAACGGCACACCGTTGAGCCCACAGGCGCGGGCGGCGTTCCGCGGCTACCTCGACGACAACCCGCGAGGCAAGCACGGCCGGCTTCGCTATGACCTGCAGGGCCATTTCGGGCGGTCCCCGAGCGAGGTTCGTTCGCGGTTTGGTTTCTACTTCGACCGTTTCGACGTGCGGGAGGACGCGTGA
- a CDS encoding alpha/beta fold hydrolase has protein sequence MTDNASLAARVENDLREAQTPSGTLRYYDAGSGPVLLFLHGSGPGVTGWRNFRGVLPAFADQFRCLILEFPGFGVSDDFGGHPMVTAQGVVTPFLDALDVDRVDIIGNSMGGGVGVNFAINNPDRIGRLVTIGGIGTSIFSPGPSEGIRLLQEFTEDPTRQRLVDWLNSMVYDQSLVTDQLIEERWQLATDPDTLAAARRMYGKKAFAQMMAMMKAADMPMPWALMHKVAAPTLLTWGRDDRVSPLDMALIPMRTIPNAELHVFPNCGHWAMIEAKEAFESTVLAFLNRR, from the coding sequence ATGACCGACAACGCCTCGCTGGCCGCCCGAGTCGAGAACGATCTGCGTGAGGCTCAAACCCCGTCGGGGACATTGCGCTACTACGACGCCGGTTCCGGGCCGGTTTTGCTGTTCCTGCACGGTTCGGGCCCGGGCGTTACCGGCTGGCGTAACTTCCGCGGCGTGCTGCCCGCGTTCGCCGACCAGTTCCGGTGTCTGATCCTGGAGTTCCCCGGGTTCGGGGTCAGCGACGACTTCGGTGGGCATCCGATGGTCACCGCGCAGGGTGTGGTCACCCCGTTCCTCGACGCGCTCGACGTGGACCGCGTCGACATCATCGGTAACTCGATGGGCGGCGGCGTCGGCGTCAACTTCGCGATCAACAACCCCGACCGCATCGGCCGGCTGGTCACGATCGGCGGCATCGGCACCAGCATCTTCAGCCCCGGACCCAGCGAGGGCATCCGGCTTCTGCAGGAATTCACCGAAGACCCGACCCGCCAACGCCTGGTGGACTGGCTCAACTCGATGGTCTACGACCAGTCGCTGGTCACCGATCAGCTCATCGAGGAGCGCTGGCAGCTGGCGACCGATCCGGACACGCTTGCCGCCGCGCGCCGCATGTACGGCAAGAAGGCGTTCGCTCAGATGATGGCGATGATGAAGGCCGCCGACATGCCGATGCCGTGGGCGCTGATGCACAAGGTGGCAGCCCCGACGCTGTTGACATGGGGTAGAGACGACCGGGTGAGTCCCCTTGATATGGCGTTGATCCCGATGCGCACCATCCCCAACGCGGAGCTGCACGTGTTCCCCAACTGCGGACACTGGGCGATGATCGAGGCGAAAGAGGCGTTCGAAAGCACCGTGCTGGCGTTCCTGAACCGACGATGA